One Glycine max cultivar Williams 82 chromosome 6, Glycine_max_v4.0, whole genome shotgun sequence DNA segment encodes these proteins:
- the LOC113001932 gene encoding auxin-induced protein X10A-like, whose translation MAFRLPGFRRSSFSASQASSFKDEEVPKGYLAVYVGEKMKRFLIPVSFLNELLFQELLRKAEEEFGYYHPMGGLTIPFMEDVFLDTASHLKRL comes from the coding sequence ATGGCTTTTCGCTTACCTGGTTTTAGACGTTCATCATTCAGTGCAAGCCAAGCATCTTCTTTCAAGGATGAGGAAGTCCCAAAAGGGTATCTTGCCGTGTATgttggagaaaaaatgaagaggtTCTTGATTCCAGTATCATTTTTGAACGAGCTTTTATTTCAAGAATTGCTAAGAAAGGCTGAAGAAGAATTTGGTTACTATCATCCTATGGGTGGTCTCACGATTCCCTTCATGGAGGATGTGTTCTTAGATACAGCTTCTCACTTGAAACGATTATAA
- the LOC113001848 gene encoding auxin-responsive protein SAUR23 → MSPTIPYLDSPFKNHFSSNTFYSDVPFKIHTKKELSIVGFSLRGVQRRVDVPKGSVAAVFVGESQKKRFVVPISYLNQPSLLELLSQAEQEFGFDHPMGDLTLPCTTEVFLDVTSRLHRR, encoded by the exons ATGTCTCCCACTATACCCTATTTGGACAGCCCCTTCAAGAATCATTTCT CATCAAATACTTTCTATTCAGACGTTCCTTTTAAAATTCACACCAAAAAAGAATTAAGCATAGTGGGTTTCAGTTTGCGTGGTGTTCAAAGGCGTGTGGATGTCCCAAAGGGCAGTGTAGCAGCAGTGTTCGTAGGAGAAAGCCAAAAGAAGCGCTTTGTGGTTCCCATATCATACTTGAACCAACCTTCACTTCTTGAATTGCTGAGTCAAGCTGAACAAGAATTTGGATTTGATCATCCAATGGGTGACCTCACACTTCCTTGCACAACAGAGGTCTTCCTAGATGTCACTTCTCGCTTGCACAGGCGATAA